ACACACCCACCCCTGGCTCTTCATGTAGGCTGGGCTCAATGAGGGCTGGGTGGGATCACCAGACAAGAGGGCACAATCAGCATTATTTTCAGAATCATCCTGAGGAGGATCAAACAAAGGTTAAAATGAACTTATTACAAAACATTTTCTTAATGAATTACTGTACATAATACAAAAAGGATTATGAGAGATTTGATTATTCTGAACCTCTGTGGCACCATCTGCAGAACCCTCGGTCGTATCCCTCAGCTCAAGGACCCAAAGGTGCTGTCCTCTGGCCCTGGCCAACAACCAAACCTATGTATTCAAACTCATGCGTTTAATCTTTATGCATTTTACAACTTTAGCTCAGTATAAATATTTTTGAACTGAAAATGTATGACCGGACACTGAAAGTTAATTGTATTCTATATACTTACACTGCAAGCATATACAATTTCACAGACAGAGTATACATGCTGACATACCGTGTTATGTGGCTGCAATGTGGTCAGAGTAGCGTTGTTCTGCTGACAGAAGCTATCAGCAGCTAAGCAATCCCCCACACTCCGCCAGAATAGATAGAACCCATTGTGATGGAGATGCCACACTTCTTCATTCTGTCTGAAATCTGAACATAAGCATACTCGTATTGGCAGTTAGGGCTCCTCCATGCTGTTGACATATTCCAGTGTGAAAGGTAACCACGTCAAATGTGGTGAATATATAATGTTAGTGGTGAATCCTAACTTCCAGTTAAatccaattttttttatttacatcaTGCATTAATGTCAATGAGAGACTAAGTGAAAATGTGACTTGGAAGTTAGGATTCGCCGGTAATGAAATAGAACACAGTACTTTCTAATTAAACAACTAAACTACAGCAAGACATTCCACATGTTGTGTTTCATCTTGATCTACTAAATAGAGGTCATTTGTGTGATTTATTGAAgttatacagtacagtagccaTATGAAGTCACCCACCTCCATTTTTAGATGACAATGCCCCGGTGAAATGGGAATCTAGCAAAAAATAATAAGAAAGCTGCTCTTTTAAAAAGATGTATTTAATCCCGAGATGACTGATAGGTTGAACAGGTTTGGGTCCTGTATAGTTTGAACCGACCAATAATATTCAGGTTTCAGAGTATGAACTACAAGAGTAGAACACTTGGTTAGGAACAGTGGTTGGTGACAGACGTAGCTTTGATGTGTCTTTTACACCTAAACCCCAGCTATACTTCATTTTTAGAACCTCACACAATAATCATCACATCAATCAAATATTCAGTCGTGCATATTGTTGATTCAATTACTTACAGTGAACTCCAACAATTACCAGAATGATAATCAGTAAAAGTGCATTGAAGAGGAGTAGAGGGAACACAGGCGTTTTCcattgcatcatgttatgtggcTCTGAAATGCAGAAGTGACACAATTAGATGAATACTGTCTTGTCAATAATAGTTGATTATCAGTCATGCAGGCCTACATAGTCATTTAGTCATTTAAAGTCACAACTGACCGATTTCATTTGAGTGTACTAGAAAATATGAACAAAATACTCACTTGCCTGTCTCTGTATTGACCGTATGTTTGGAGACCGAAGAGACTGGTAGATGTTTTCTGTTCTGGGTGTCCCTGCACCTGGGGTCTGTAACCCTGTGGCATCCTCATAATCATTCATTGGAA
Above is a window of Oncorhynchus tshawytscha isolate Ot180627B linkage group LG30, Otsh_v2.0, whole genome shotgun sequence DNA encoding:
- the LOC112228623 gene encoding uncharacterized protein LOC112228623 — its product is MELSERCSIPMNDYEDATGLQTPGAGTPRTENIYQSLRSPNIRSIQRQAKPHNMMQWKTPVFPLLLFNALLLIIILVIVGVHYSHFTGALSSKNGDFRQNEEVWHLHHNGFYLFWRSVGDCLAADSFCQQNNATLTTLQPHNTVWLLARARGQHLWVLELRDTTEGSADGATEDDSENNADCALLSGDPTQPSLSPAYMKSQGWVCERKASPPHVSGNH